A section of the Citrus sinensis cultivar Valencia sweet orange chromosome 8, DVS_A1.0, whole genome shotgun sequence genome encodes:
- the LOC102619085 gene encoding metacaspase-1 isoform X4, translating into MTSRVERCSGCGRQLWLPPQAVAARCYACRSVTSFPSSSQRWAQVYGSVSQPHHNVVTIVPSNYVAAGPGNGKYPRQGCNNYYIDQPRPAWSPPPVYGRKKALLCGVTYNDTNYMLTGSINDVKSMWFLLVRMLGFPSDCVVILTVTNIWHSITFMEEEKNPYRIPTKQNIRTAMRWLAQDCQPGDSLVFHYSGHGSRQKDYKKDELDGFDETICPLDHETEGPIIDDEINATIVRPLPCGAKLHAIIDSCYSGTVLDLPFVCKINRVQMGRSKNSNSLL; encoded by the exons ATGACAAGTAGAGTTGAAAGATGTAGCGGATGTGGGCGGCAACTATGGCTACCACCACAGGCAGTGGCCGCTCGATGCTATGCGTGCCGATCTGTAACGAGCTTTCCATCATCCTCTCAGCGATGGGCTCAAGTATATGGCTCAGTGAGCCAACCACACCATAACGTTGTCACCATAGTGCCGAGCAATTATGTGGCAGCTGGTCCAGGAAACGGCAAGTATCCTCGACAAGGCTGTAATAATTATTACATAGACCAACCGCGACCTGCGTGGTCTCCTCCTCCGGTTTATGGGAGGAAAAAAGCATTGCTATGTGGAGTAACATATAATGATACAAATTACATGCTTACTGGTAGCATAAATGATGTTAAGAGTATGTGGTTTCTTTTGGTTCGCATGTTAGGGTTTCCTAGTGACTGCGTAGTCATCTTGACAG TTACCAATATATGGCATTCAATTACTTTTATGG aagaagagaaaaatccATATAGGATTCCAACAAAGCAAAACATTCGAACGGCCATGCGATGGCTAGCGCAAGATTGCCAGCCAGGAGATTCCTTGGTATTTCATTACTCAGGCCATGGATCAAGGCAAAAGGACTACAAGAAAGATGAGCTTGATGGGTTTGATGAAACCATCTGTCCGCTTGATCATGAGACCGAAGGCCCTATAATTGATGATGAAATCAATGCCACCATTGTAAGGCCACTGCCCTGTGGTGCAAAACTGCATGCTATCATTGATTCCTGCTACAGTGGAACTGTATTGGACCTACCATTTGTGTGCAAGATCAACAg AGTACAAATGGGAAGATCAAAGAATTCCAACAGCTTGTTATAA
- the LOC102619085 gene encoding metacaspase-1 isoform X1: MTSRVERCSGCGRQLWLPPQAVAARCYACRSVTSFPSSSQRWAQVYGSVSQPHHNVVTIVPSNYVAAGPGNGKYPRQGCNNYYIDQPRPAWSPPPVYGRKKALLCGVTYNDTNYMLTGSINDVKSMWFLLVRMLGFPSDCVVILTVTNIWHSITFMEEEKNPYRIPTKQNIRTAMRWLAQDCQPGDSLVFHYSGHGSRQKDYKKDELDGFDETICPLDHETEGPIIDDEINATIVRPLPCGAKLHAIIDSCYSGTVLDLPFVCKINSEEYKWEDQRIPTACYKGTSGGIALSFSACSDNQTSANTSVSNFFDTYNIFSCSFLC, from the exons ATGACAAGTAGAGTTGAAAGATGTAGCGGATGTGGGCGGCAACTATGGCTACCACCACAGGCAGTGGCCGCTCGATGCTATGCGTGCCGATCTGTAACGAGCTTTCCATCATCCTCTCAGCGATGGGCTCAAGTATATGGCTCAGTGAGCCAACCACACCATAACGTTGTCACCATAGTGCCGAGCAATTATGTGGCAGCTGGTCCAGGAAACGGCAAGTATCCTCGACAAGGCTGTAATAATTATTACATAGACCAACCGCGACCTGCGTGGTCTCCTCCTCCGGTTTATGGGAGGAAAAAAGCATTGCTATGTGGAGTAACATATAATGATACAAATTACATGCTTACTGGTAGCATAAATGATGTTAAGAGTATGTGGTTTCTTTTGGTTCGCATGTTAGGGTTTCCTAGTGACTGCGTAGTCATCTTGACAG TTACCAATATATGGCATTCAATTACTTTTATGG aagaagagaaaaatccATATAGGATTCCAACAAAGCAAAACATTCGAACGGCCATGCGATGGCTAGCGCAAGATTGCCAGCCAGGAGATTCCTTGGTATTTCATTACTCAGGCCATGGATCAAGGCAAAAGGACTACAAGAAAGATGAGCTTGATGGGTTTGATGAAACCATCTGTCCGCTTGATCATGAGACCGAAGGCCCTATAATTGATGATGAAATCAATGCCACCATTGTAAGGCCACTGCCCTGTGGTGCAAAACTGCATGCTATCATTGATTCCTGCTACAGTGGAACTGTATTGGACCTACCATTTGTGTGCAAGATCAACAg TGAAGAGTACAAATGGGAAGATCAAAGAATTCCAACAGCTTGTTATAAAGGCACAAGCGGCGGGATAGCCCTCTCGTTTAGTGCTTGCTCTGATAATCAAACCTCTGCAAATACCTCGGTGAGCAACTTTTTTGACacatacaatattttttcttgttcttttttatgttGA
- the LOC102619085 gene encoding metacaspase-1 isoform X3 codes for MTSRVERCSGCGRQLWLPPQAVAARCYACRSVTSFPSSSQRWAQVYGSVSQPHHNVVTIVPSNYVAAGPGNGKYPRQGCNNYYIDQPRPAWSPPPVYGRKKALLCGVTYNDTNYMLTGSINDVKSMWFLLVRMLGFPSDCVVILTEEEKNPYRIPTKQNIRTAMRWLAQDCQPGDSLVFHYSGHGSRQKDYKKDELDGFDETICPLDHETEGPIIDDEINATIVRPLPCGAKLHAIIDSCYSGTVLDLPFVCKINSEEYKWEDQRIPTACYKGTSGGIALSFSACSDNQTSANTSVSNFFDTYNIFSCSFLC; via the exons ATGACAAGTAGAGTTGAAAGATGTAGCGGATGTGGGCGGCAACTATGGCTACCACCACAGGCAGTGGCCGCTCGATGCTATGCGTGCCGATCTGTAACGAGCTTTCCATCATCCTCTCAGCGATGGGCTCAAGTATATGGCTCAGTGAGCCAACCACACCATAACGTTGTCACCATAGTGCCGAGCAATTATGTGGCAGCTGGTCCAGGAAACGGCAAGTATCCTCGACAAGGCTGTAATAATTATTACATAGACCAACCGCGACCTGCGTGGTCTCCTCCTCCGGTTTATGGGAGGAAAAAAGCATTGCTATGTGGAGTAACATATAATGATACAAATTACATGCTTACTGGTAGCATAAATGATGTTAAGAGTATGTGGTTTCTTTTGGTTCGCATGTTAGGGTTTCCTAGTGACTGCGTAGTCATCTTGACAG aagaagagaaaaatccATATAGGATTCCAACAAAGCAAAACATTCGAACGGCCATGCGATGGCTAGCGCAAGATTGCCAGCCAGGAGATTCCTTGGTATTTCATTACTCAGGCCATGGATCAAGGCAAAAGGACTACAAGAAAGATGAGCTTGATGGGTTTGATGAAACCATCTGTCCGCTTGATCATGAGACCGAAGGCCCTATAATTGATGATGAAATCAATGCCACCATTGTAAGGCCACTGCCCTGTGGTGCAAAACTGCATGCTATCATTGATTCCTGCTACAGTGGAACTGTATTGGACCTACCATTTGTGTGCAAGATCAACAg TGAAGAGTACAAATGGGAAGATCAAAGAATTCCAACAGCTTGTTATAAAGGCACAAGCGGCGGGATAGCCCTCTCGTTTAGTGCTTGCTCTGATAATCAAACCTCTGCAAATACCTCGGTGAGCAACTTTTTTGACacatacaatattttttcttgttcttttttatgttGA
- the LOC102619085 gene encoding metacaspase-1 isoform X2, with amino-acid sequence MTSRVERCSGCGRQLWLPPQAVAARCYACRSVTSFPSSSQRWAQVYGSVSQPHHNVVTIVPSNYVAAGPGNGKYPRQGCNNYYIDQPRPAWSPPPVYGRKKALLCGVTYNDTNYMLTGSINDVKSMWFLLVRMLGFPSDCVVILTVTNIWHSITFMEEEKNPYRIPTKQNIRTAMRWLAQDCQPGDSLVFHYSGHGSRQKDYKKDELDGFDETICPLDHETEGPIIDDEINATIVRPLPCGAKLHAIIDSCYSGTVLDLPFVCKINSEEYKWEDQRIPTACYKGTSGGIALSFSACSDNQTSANTSAFSGKDVRCYDF; translated from the exons ATGACAAGTAGAGTTGAAAGATGTAGCGGATGTGGGCGGCAACTATGGCTACCACCACAGGCAGTGGCCGCTCGATGCTATGCGTGCCGATCTGTAACGAGCTTTCCATCATCCTCTCAGCGATGGGCTCAAGTATATGGCTCAGTGAGCCAACCACACCATAACGTTGTCACCATAGTGCCGAGCAATTATGTGGCAGCTGGTCCAGGAAACGGCAAGTATCCTCGACAAGGCTGTAATAATTATTACATAGACCAACCGCGACCTGCGTGGTCTCCTCCTCCGGTTTATGGGAGGAAAAAAGCATTGCTATGTGGAGTAACATATAATGATACAAATTACATGCTTACTGGTAGCATAAATGATGTTAAGAGTATGTGGTTTCTTTTGGTTCGCATGTTAGGGTTTCCTAGTGACTGCGTAGTCATCTTGACAG TTACCAATATATGGCATTCAATTACTTTTATGG aagaagagaaaaatccATATAGGATTCCAACAAAGCAAAACATTCGAACGGCCATGCGATGGCTAGCGCAAGATTGCCAGCCAGGAGATTCCTTGGTATTTCATTACTCAGGCCATGGATCAAGGCAAAAGGACTACAAGAAAGATGAGCTTGATGGGTTTGATGAAACCATCTGTCCGCTTGATCATGAGACCGAAGGCCCTATAATTGATGATGAAATCAATGCCACCATTGTAAGGCCACTGCCCTGTGGTGCAAAACTGCATGCTATCATTGATTCCTGCTACAGTGGAACTGTATTGGACCTACCATTTGTGTGCAAGATCAACAg TGAAGAGTACAAATGGGAAGATCAAAGAATTCCAACAGCTTGTTATAAAGGCACAAGCGGCGGGATAGCCCTCTCGTTTAGTGCTTGCTCTGATAATCAAACCTCTGCAAATACCTCG GCTTTTTCAGGCAAAGATGTCAGGTGCTATGACTTCTAG